In Pantoea cypripedii, the DNA window GCGCCGCGACGGATCGGAGAATACGTAAGTTTTAACTAGCGCCCCCCGGCTGCATCAATGATGGTGCCGGTGATATAGGAAGCGGCATCGCTTGCCAGCCAGACGATTGCGGCGGCGATTTCCTGTGGCTGACCACCGCGCCCCATCGGGATACCACTCGCGACCCGGTCTACCCGGCCAGGCTCGCCGCCGTCGGCATGCATTTCGGTATAGATCGGCCCCGGACGCACGCCATTGACACGAATTCCCTGCATGGCGACTTCCAGCGACAAACCTTTGGTCAGGGTATCCATCGCGCCTTTGGACGCAGCGTAATCCACATATTCGTTAGGGGAACCGATTCTGGCTGCGGCTGATGACACATTGATGATGGATCCCCCACTGCCGCCGTGATGCGTCCCCATGCGTTTAACCGCTTCGCGGCAGCAAAGAAAAGTGCCGGTCACATTGGTGGCAAACACGCGCTGGATACGTTCCACATCCAGATCCTCTACCCGGCACTGCTGAAACAGGATACCGGCGTTGTTCACCAGCACTTTCAGCTCAGCATCATGATCATCGAGTTGCTGAAACATCTTCAGCACCTGCGCTTCGTCGGCGATATCGGCCTGAACCGCAAACGCGTGACCACCCTGTGACACGATCTCCGCAACCACCTGTTGTGCCTCAGCCTCACGCTGACGATAATTTACCGCTACGCCATAGCCTGCTTTTGCCAGTAATAACGCGGTCGCACGACCAATCCCACGACTCGCCCCCGTGACCAATGCCAGTTCCATATTGCCTCCATAAAAAAAGGCCGGTTACCCGGCCTTTGCTGTGATGGGAAAGAGTGTAGCTTACGCGTACTCACTCATCGGGACACAGCTACAGAAAAGATTTCGATCGCCGAAGACATCATCCAGACGTTTTACCGTCGGCCAGTATTTATTGGCGTTGCCTGCCGGGAACACAGCCAACTCACGGGTGTACGGATGCGTCCACTCACCGACGATTTCCATCTGGGTATGCGGTGCATTGACCAGTGGGTTATCTTCGAGCGGCCATTCACCATCAGCCACACGATCGATCTCCATACGAATAGCCAGCATGGCATCGATAAAGCGATCCAGTTCGATTTTGCTCTCCGATTCCGTCGGCTCCACCATCAGCGTACCGGCAACCGGGAACGACATGGTCGGCGCATGGAAGCCGTAGTCAATCAGGCGCTTGGCGATGTCCAGCTCACTGATGCCGGTTTGCTCTTTCAGCGGACGAATATCCAGAATACATTCATGCGCGACACGGCCATCGCGTCCGGTATACAGAATCGGGTAAGCCGACTGTAAACGGCTGGCGATGTAGTTCGCATTAAGGATCGCCACTGAACTGGCCTGTTTCAGACCTTCAGCACCCATCATACGGATATACATCCAGCTGATCGGCAGAATCGAGGCGCTGCCGAATGGCGCTGCGGACACCGCGCCCTGCTGGGTCAATACGCCATCAATTTGCACCACGCTGTGGCCCGGAACGAAGGGAGCCAGATGCGCTTTGACGCCAATCGGCCCCATACCTGGGCCACCGCCGCCGTGCGGAATGCAGAAGGTTTTGTGCAGGTTAAGGTGAGAAACATCCGCACCAATGTAGCCTGGCGTGGTGATGCCCACCTGCGCGTTCATGTTGGCGCCGTCGAGATAAACCTGGCCGCCGTATTGATGCACAATCTGGCACACTTCACGGATCGTTTCTTCGTACACGCCGTGGGT includes these proteins:
- a CDS encoding SDR family oxidoreductase, which gives rise to MELALVTGASRGIGRATALLLAKAGYGVAVNYRQREAEAQQVVAEIVSQGGHAFAVQADIADEAQVLKMFQQLDDHDAELKVLVNNAGILFQQCRVEDLDVERIQRVFATNVTGTFLCCREAVKRMGTHHGGSGGSIINVSSAAARIGSPNEYVDYAASKGAMDTLTKGLSLEVAMQGIRVNGVRPGPIYTEMHADGGEPGRVDRVASGIPMGRGGQPQEIAAAIVWLASDAASYITGTIIDAAGGR